In Dyadobacter subterraneus, a single genomic region encodes these proteins:
- a CDS encoding fasciclin domain-containing protein, whose translation MKTLKLKFAGLLAVALLSTFGAFAQKEKTVMVGGAAMYPSKNIIENAVNSKDHTTLVAAVKAAGLVETLSGTGPFTVFAPVNSAFDALPKGTVDNLLKPENKDMLTSILTYHVIPGKVDSKAVAMMIKDGGGKAMAKTVQGEELTFTMKGKNLMITDSKGNMAKVTTADVYQSNGVIHVIDKVLMP comes from the coding sequence ATGAAAACGCTTAAACTAAAATTTGCAGGATTATTAGCAGTCGCTTTATTATCAACATTTGGCGCATTTGCTCAAAAAGAAAAAACAGTAATGGTTGGAGGAGCAGCAATGTATCCTTCTAAAAACATTATTGAAAATGCCGTTAACTCGAAAGATCATACTACGCTTGTTGCAGCTGTAAAAGCGGCAGGTTTGGTGGAAACATTATCAGGCACTGGCCCGTTCACCGTTTTTGCTCCGGTAAATTCAGCATTCGACGCTTTGCCAAAAGGTACTGTTGACAACCTGTTGAAACCTGAAAACAAAGACATGCTTACCTCGATCCTGACTTACCACGTAATACCTGGAAAAGTAGATTCGAAAGCTGTGGCCATGATGATCAAAGATGGCGGTGGAAAAGCTATGGCAAAAACGGTTCAGGGTGAAGAATTGACTTTCACTATGAAAGGAAAAAATCTGATGATTACAGACTCAAAAGGTAATATGGCAAAAGTTACAACGGCTGATGTGTACCAGTCAAATGGAGTAATCCATGTAATTGACAAAGTTTTGATGCCTTAA
- a CDS encoding TolC family protein — translation MFYQILQKIPFWGANFPEEGQKQKFPRRIYLFLLLNLCSAITFKAVAQKVTLQQVLEEGKQNYPFLKAKQAEIKSAESRVKSVKTDYLPSFIVQDQYTFSTGNSVNGAFLPNEGSALSPSGGIRTENIYKGAFGSFTTAMVDWKVFNFGKVNANVKAAQADINRSQADYENELFQHQVRIVDAYLVLLINQKLVEAQRQNLERALVFKQVTDAAVESGMRPGVDSSLAGAEYAKAKLLLLESRRAEKVQRLRLSELSGHLEDSIQVDTMRFYSQLPVTVNTESTFLKNPSLLFSQSQIDASYARSQAVRKSFLPSISLTAAGWGRGSGVSNTDNAYRTDFSSGVSYQVYNYLFGISTRWNLTSILKVKNDYRAEQFQVERFKEIFNTQKIQLDRQSREAQMQLELSLEQAKLTPIQLDAAHTAFNQAEARYESGLTDLFTLAQSVTTLNRAEVDRFITNGNVWRALLMKAAASGDLSLFLNQLN, via the coding sequence ATGTTCTATCAAATTCTTCAAAAAATCCCATTTTGGGGGGCAAATTTTCCCGAAGAGGGACAAAAGCAAAAATTCCCGCGAAGGATTTATCTGTTTTTGCTTCTTAATTTATGTTCAGCAATCACTTTTAAGGCTGTTGCTCAAAAAGTTACGTTACAACAGGTTCTGGAAGAGGGCAAGCAAAACTACCCGTTTCTTAAAGCAAAACAAGCAGAAATTAAAAGCGCCGAAAGTCGTGTTAAATCTGTTAAAACGGACTACCTGCCTTCCTTTATTGTCCAGGATCAATATACCTTTTCCACGGGTAATAGTGTGAACGGTGCTTTTTTACCAAATGAAGGAAGCGCATTGTCTCCTTCGGGCGGGATTCGGACCGAGAATATCTACAAAGGTGCTTTTGGTAGTTTTACAACGGCCATGGTTGACTGGAAAGTTTTCAATTTTGGTAAAGTGAATGCAAATGTAAAAGCTGCACAAGCCGATATCAATCGCTCACAGGCTGATTACGAAAACGAACTTTTTCAGCATCAGGTAAGAATTGTAGATGCATATCTGGTTTTGCTTATCAATCAGAAACTGGTTGAAGCACAACGTCAAAATCTGGAAAGAGCGCTGGTTTTTAAACAAGTTACCGATGCAGCCGTAGAATCCGGCATGCGTCCGGGCGTTGACAGTTCTCTGGCCGGCGCTGAGTATGCGAAAGCAAAATTATTACTGCTGGAAAGCAGAAGAGCTGAAAAAGTACAGCGACTTCGACTTTCAGAATTAAGCGGACATCTGGAAGACAGCATTCAGGTTGATACCATGCGGTTTTATTCTCAATTGCCGGTAACAGTAAATACAGAAAGTACTTTTCTAAAAAATCCATCCCTGCTTTTTTCACAATCACAAATTGACGCATCCTATGCCCGCAGTCAGGCGGTTAGAAAATCGTTTCTTCCCTCTATTTCTTTAACAGCTGCTGGCTGGGGAAGAGGTTCTGGCGTTTCCAATACAGACAATGCTTACCGGACAGATTTTAGCAGTGGTGTTAGTTATCAGGTTTACAATTATCTGTTTGGTATTTCAACCCGTTGGAATTTAACGAGTATTCTTAAAGTTAAAAATGATTACAGAGCGGAACAATTTCAGGTTGAACGCTTTAAAGAAATATTCAATACACAGAAAATTCAGCTCGACAGACAATCGAGAGAAGCGCAGATGCAGCTTGAATTATCTCTGGAACAGGCAAAACTTACACCGATTCAGTTAGATGCAGCGCATACTGCATTTAACCAGGCGGAAGCCAGATATGAAAGCGGACTTACGGATTTGTTTACATTGGCGCAAAGTGTAACAACATTAAATCGCGCAGAAGTTGACCGCTTCATTACCAATGGAAATGTCTGGCGGGCATTGCTTATGAAAGCAGCGGCTTCCGGAGATTTATCGCTATTCCTGAACCAGTTAAACTAA
- a CDS encoding DUF4136 domain-containing protein, with protein MKRIVKVTKSIAMMVVAGTLMLACSQALQTSYDYDSSVNLKQFKTFNVAPERNNEQDPLLGSDLNKRRLRDAVIEVMQSKGYKLDQNPEIVVRFMTDVKERQQVRSNNSYSPYMWWYGGGNNISTYNYQESRFILNIYQKNNEKMIWQGWASGKVKPPTKKDDRETMVKNTMADILRTFPQATLDTYSSK; from the coding sequence ATGAAAAGGATAGTGAAAGTGACAAAATCCATCGCGATGATGGTTGTGGCGGGTACTTTAATGCTTGCCTGTAGTCAGGCACTTCAAACGAGTTATGACTATGACTCGTCCGTAAATCTTAAACAATTCAAAACTTTCAATGTAGCGCCTGAGCGTAATAATGAGCAAGATCCATTGTTGGGCAGTGATTTGAACAAGAGACGATTAAGAGATGCTGTGATTGAAGTAATGCAGTCGAAAGGCTATAAACTGGATCAGAATCCGGAAATTGTAGTTCGTTTTATGACGGATGTTAAGGAGCGTCAGCAGGTACGTTCTAACAACTCGTATTCACCTTATATGTGGTGGTATGGTGGCGGAAATAATATTTCGACCTACAACTATCAGGAAAGTCGTTTTATCCTGAATATTTATCAGAAAAATAATGAAAAAATGATCTGGCAGGGTTGGGCTTCCGGAAAAGTGAAACCGCCTACAAAAAAGGATGATCGTGAAACGATGGTGAAAAACACGATGGCTGATATTTTGAGAACATTTCCACAGGCAACTCTGGATACTTATAGTTCAAAATAA
- a CDS encoding glycoside hydrolase family 130 protein, producing MRNFTKGLFPAILIMSMQAHAQTKNELPDWAFGGFVRPANVNPVISPDTTTRFLDPMTKKMVAWESNDTFNPAATIKDGKIVVIYRAEDKLGREIGMRTSRLGYAESTDGITFKRKKTPVFYPGDDNQKAMEWPGGCEDPRVAVTEDGTYVLIYTQWNRDKARLGIATSKDLVKWQKHGPAFVKAYNGKFNNIWSKSGSIVTKLVNDKQVIAKINGKYWLYFGEANVNVATSTDLINWTPLVDDKENLINLISPRKGFFDSNLTECGPPAIVTDKGIVLLYNGKNDKGADGDLRFTPNSYCAGQVLFDKNDPSKLISRMDVPFFRPMEPFEKSGQYVAGTVFIEGMVYFKKKWLLYYGCADSRVGVAVFDPKMKSPGDPIPNK from the coding sequence CAGGCTCATGCACAAACAAAAAATGAACTTCCGGATTGGGCTTTCGGTGGGTTTGTGAGGCCGGCAAATGTCAATCCGGTGATTTCGCCTGATACCACTACGCGCTTTCTGGATCCTATGACGAAAAAAATGGTTGCCTGGGAATCGAACGATACATTCAATCCGGCAGCAACGATTAAGGATGGTAAAATTGTGGTTATCTACCGTGCTGAGGATAAATTGGGACGAGAAATCGGGATGAGGACTTCCCGTTTGGGTTATGCAGAAAGTACCGACGGAATTACTTTTAAAAGAAAAAAGACTCCCGTTTTTTATCCGGGAGATGATAATCAAAAAGCGATGGAATGGCCGGGAGGTTGTGAAGATCCACGCGTTGCAGTAACCGAAGACGGTACTTATGTTTTAATTTATACCCAATGGAATCGTGATAAAGCCAGACTTGGAATAGCGACCTCAAAAGACCTGGTAAAATGGCAAAAACATGGTCCTGCTTTTGTAAAAGCGTACAATGGCAAATTCAATAATATCTGGTCAAAGTCTGGTTCTATTGTTACAAAACTGGTAAATGACAAACAGGTTATTGCCAAAATAAACGGGAAATACTGGCTTTATTTTGGTGAGGCAAATGTCAATGTCGCCACTTCCACGGATTTGATAAACTGGACACCTTTGGTAGACGATAAGGAAAATCTGATCAATCTGATTTCTCCGAGAAAAGGATTTTTTGATAGTAATCTTACGGAATGTGGCCCGCCTGCTATCGTTACGGACAAAGGAATTGTTTTGTTATACAATGGAAAAAATGATAAGGGCGCAGATGGAGATTTGAGATTTACACCAAATAGCTATTGCGCAGGGCAGGTTTTGTTTGATAAAAATGATCCTTCCAAGTTAATCAGCCGCATGGATGTTCCTTTTTTCAGACCAATGGAGCCGTTTGAAAAAAGCGGACAATATGTGGCGGGAACTGTATTTATTGAAGGCATGGTTTACTTTAAGAAAAAGTGGCTTTTGTATTACGGCTGCGCCGATTCAAGAGTTGGTGTTGCAGTTTTTGATCCAAAAATGAAAAGTCCGGGAGATCCGATCCCGAATAAATAA
- a CDS encoding efflux RND transporter permease subunit, producing the protein MYQLIRTALRQPISIVVVVIGILFFSILSIRTIPVDIFPNLDLPTIYVVQPYGGMAPDQMDGFIATRYQDHFLYVSGIRDVDVKTIQGLSLIKLSFYPGTDMAQAAAEVANNVSRAKAYMPEGTVPPQVVRFDASSVPIGQMVFESKSRSLNEIQDFASSRVRPMFSRIPGVSSPPPFGGNQRTIVIRVDPEKIRSYHMTPEEIIKSIVINNQPSPAGNIRMGDRTLMTPVNSLIKKPEDFLNIPIRIGAGPTVFVRDVGMVEDGADVTVSYALINGRRAVYIPVVKKSDASTLDVVNNIRAALPQLRNAVPEDVKISYEFDQSVYVTNSLKSLITEGILGALLTGLMVLLFLRDWRSVIIVVVTIPISILSAVILMNLFGQTINIMTLSGLALAIGVLVDQATVTIENIHQHQEMGKPKEQAIWDACKEIAFPEFLILLAILAVFAPSFVMSGIPRGMFLPLSLAVGFAMIASFLLSQTLVPVLANWLLKDHPKHEAPTLALDHQEVHDVIEEGAHPSLPPKGFERFKLRYLNALTGIMSKGKLVVPVYLIGAVLLIVGGFILIGTDILPHGNSHQFQMRLRIADGTRVERTEEATLKVLDLIKSEVGKEHVEISSAYVGTVPSSYGTSNIFVFNSGPHEAVLQVSLHEDFPVKMDALKERLRERIGKELPKLQISFEPIELVDKIMSQGSSTPIEVSVAAKDVKEAGKFAKKIQAEMNHIVFLRDVQIAQPLEYPILDVTIDRERAGQLGITSTQVARSMVAATSSSRFTDKNLWLDDAKGLAYQVQVQIPEYQMTSVQDIGTIPLKSGASNPLLADVATFSEKTTPGEYDRAGPNRLVTITANLQKIDLGTATKAVTKAIKDAGEPPRGVIVELKGQSNLLTDTLSSLQTGLMIAVIIMFLLLAATYQSFKLSLVVLSTIPAVVVGSIGLLLITGATLNLQSYMGLIMSVGVSVANAILMVTNAENLRLEIGDAGKAVTLAAGSRIRPILMTSIAMIAGMIPMASGLGEGGDQIAPLGQAVIGGLIASTLASLLILPAVFTLVQRKASVHSVSLDPEDPESNFFRKNLQPSISMNTIKSIIILFIVSATLVSCGSEAESEKKSEEKPAEVQATEMASVQSLQPSKKMALPGELLPWNKVNIHPKVKGFVKTVQVDRGSMVRKGQVLAILEAPEVLSELNQAKAQLIAAEANLSEITSKYQISGNTYNRILRTNKTKGAVSINEMDVAHSRVLTDSSAVAVASGNVQAARSFVNSKSELAKYLIVSAPFDGIITERNISPGALVGPGESGSKPLFVLEDNTKLRLTLSIPENLTSAIPDKGSVTFTVTASPEKKYTANFARSSRSLSEANRSMITEFDFNNSGRELKAGMYAQVQLNTERTGKTLFVPRTAVVSSSEQVFVIRDKDSKAEWVTVKPGTVVDSLIEVFGDLHEGDQIIKKASEEFRNGEALQVASKTVAKKN; encoded by the coding sequence ATGTATCAACTCATTCGAACCGCCTTACGACAACCCATTTCCATCGTGGTGGTTGTCATCGGCATCCTGTTTTTCTCCATTTTATCCATCAGGACCATTCCTGTGGATATTTTCCCAAACCTGGATTTGCCAACCATTTATGTTGTGCAGCCTTACGGTGGTATGGCGCCCGACCAGATGGATGGTTTCATCGCCACCCGCTATCAGGATCACTTTCTGTACGTTTCGGGTATCCGGGATGTGGATGTAAAAACGATCCAGGGACTTTCACTCATCAAACTTTCTTTTTATCCCGGAACGGATATGGCGCAGGCGGCTGCCGAGGTTGCCAATAATGTGTCGCGGGCCAAAGCGTATATGCCTGAGGGTACCGTACCACCACAGGTGGTTCGTTTTGATGCGAGCTCGGTTCCAATCGGACAAATGGTTTTTGAAAGTAAGTCGAGATCGCTGAATGAAATCCAGGATTTTGCTTCTTCACGCGTGCGTCCGATGTTTTCCAGAATTCCGGGTGTTTCCAGTCCACCGCCATTTGGAGGTAACCAGCGTACTATCGTGATCCGTGTTGATCCTGAAAAAATCAGAAGTTACCACATGACACCGGAAGAAATCATTAAATCGATTGTCATCAATAACCAGCCTTCGCCGGCAGGAAATATTCGTATGGGCGACCGCACGCTAATGACGCCCGTTAACTCTCTGATCAAAAAACCGGAAGATTTTCTGAATATCCCCATTCGCATTGGAGCCGGACCGACCGTTTTCGTCAGAGATGTTGGAATGGTTGAAGACGGTGCCGATGTTACAGTAAGTTATGCCTTGATCAATGGCCGTCGTGCCGTTTATATTCCGGTGGTAAAAAAATCGGATGCTTCCACTTTGGATGTTGTAAATAATATCCGGGCTGCCTTGCCTCAATTGAGAAATGCGGTACCGGAAGATGTGAAAATTTCATACGAATTTGACCAGTCAGTTTACGTTACAAACTCTTTGAAAAGTTTGATTACGGAAGGTATTCTGGGTGCATTGCTAACCGGTTTAATGGTTTTACTCTTCCTCAGAGACTGGCGAAGTGTAATTATCGTGGTTGTAACCATTCCGATTTCCATTCTTTCTGCCGTGATTCTGATGAATCTGTTTGGTCAGACAATCAACATTATGACATTGAGCGGACTTGCGCTCGCGATTGGGGTTTTGGTTGATCAGGCAACGGTGACGATTGAAAATATTCACCAGCATCAGGAAATGGGAAAACCCAAGGAACAGGCGATCTGGGATGCCTGTAAGGAAATTGCATTTCCTGAATTCCTGATTTTACTTGCGATTCTTGCAGTATTTGCACCTTCTTTTGTCATGAGCGGTATACCAAGAGGAATGTTCTTGCCACTTTCATTGGCCGTAGGTTTTGCCATGATCGCATCGTTTTTACTTTCCCAAACATTGGTTCCGGTTTTGGCAAACTGGCTTTTGAAAGATCATCCAAAACACGAAGCACCAACACTGGCGCTTGACCACCAGGAAGTTCATGATGTAATTGAAGAAGGAGCGCATCCGTCTTTACCACCAAAAGGTTTTGAAAGATTCAAGTTGAGATATCTTAATGCTTTGACTGGAATTATGTCAAAAGGGAAACTGGTTGTTCCGGTTTATTTAATCGGAGCAGTGCTTTTGATTGTTGGCGGATTTATTTTGATTGGAACCGATATTTTACCGCATGGAAACAGTCACCAATTCCAGATGCGTCTGCGGATTGCAGACGGAACGCGTGTGGAACGTACCGAAGAAGCGACTTTGAAAGTACTTGATCTGATCAAATCCGAAGTTGGAAAAGAGCATGTTGAAATTTCCTCTGCTTATGTCGGAACTGTTCCTTCCAGTTATGGTACTTCCAACATTTTCGTTTTCAACAGCGGTCCGCATGAAGCCGTTTTGCAGGTTTCTTTACATGAAGATTTTCCGGTAAAAATGGATGCTTTGAAAGAACGTTTGCGTGAAAGAATTGGAAAAGAACTTCCAAAACTGCAAATTTCATTTGAACCGATTGAGCTGGTTGATAAAATCATGAGCCAGGGTTCTTCAACCCCGATTGAAGTAAGTGTAGCGGCAAAAGACGTGAAGGAAGCAGGAAAATTTGCCAAGAAAATCCAGGCTGAAATGAATCATATTGTTTTCCTCCGTGATGTTCAGATTGCACAACCGCTGGAATATCCGATTTTGGATGTAACAATTGATCGTGAAAGAGCAGGACAATTAGGAATTACTTCAACGCAGGTTGCCAGATCCATGGTTGCGGCAACTTCTTCCAGCCGTTTTACAGATAAAAACTTATGGCTTGATGATGCAAAAGGATTAGCCTATCAGGTTCAGGTACAGATTCCGGAATATCAAATGACTTCTGTGCAGGATATTGGAACAATCCCATTGAAAAGCGGAGCGAGTAATCCGTTATTGGCTGATGTTGCCACTTTTTCAGAAAAAACAACACCGGGTGAATATGACCGTGCCGGTCCAAACCGCCTGGTAACGATCACAGCGAATCTTCAAAAAATTGATTTGGGTACCGCAACAAAAGCTGTAACCAAAGCCATCAAAGATGCAGGTGAACCGCCACGTGGGGTTATTGTGGAATTGAAAGGTCAGTCAAATTTATTGACCGATACTTTATCAAGTTTGCAAACCGGTTTGATGATTGCCGTAATTATCATGTTCCTGCTTTTGGCTGCAACCTATCAGTCGTTCAAACTTTCGCTGGTTGTACTTTCTACAATTCCTGCGGTGGTTGTTGGTTCAATTGGATTGCTGTTAATTACCGGCGCGACTTTAAATCTTCAATCTTATATGGGTCTGATCATGTCCGTCGGGGTATCCGTGGCGAATGCTATTTTGATGGTAACCAACGCTGAAAATCTAAGACTTGAAATTGGTGATGCGGGAAAGGCAGTAACGCTAGCAGCCGGCAGCCGGATCCGTCCGATTTTGATGACCAGTATTGCGATGATTGCCGGTATGATTCCGATGGCTTCCGGTTTGGGAGAAGGCGGAGATCAGATTGCACCACTTGGTCAGGCGGTAATCGGAGGTTTGATCGCATCGACATTAGCATCGCTTTTGATACTTCCGGCTGTCTTCACTTTGGTACAAAGAAAAGCAAGCGTTCATTCCGTTTCCCTGGATCCAGAAGATCCTGAAAGTAATTTCTTCCGTAAAAACCTTCAACCATCCATTTCCATGAATACCATCAAATCAATTATCATACTTTTTATTGTTTCAGCAACGCTTGTTTCCTGCGGTTCTGAGGCTGAATCCGAGAAAAAATCGGAAGAAAAACCAGCGGAAGTACAAGCCACAGAAATGGCATCTGTACAAAGTTTACAGCCCTCCAAGAAAATGGCTTTGCCTGGTGAATTACTGCCATGGAACAAAGTAAACATCCATCCAAAAGTGAAAGGATTTGTAAAAACAGTTCAGGTTGATCGTGGTTCGATGGTAAGAAAAGGACAGGTTTTGGCAATTCTTGAAGCTCCGGAAGTACTATCAGAATTGAATCAGGCAAAAGCACAATTGATTGCAGCCGAAGCAAATCTAAGTGAAATCACTAGTAAATATCAGATCAGCGGAAATACCTATAATCGTATTTTGCGTACGAATAAAACAAAAGGCGCCGTGTCTATAAATGAAATGGATGTAGCACATTCAAGAGTTTTGACGGATAGTTCTGCCGTAGCTGTGGCAAGCGGAAATGTTCAGGCGGCTCGTTCCTTTGTTAATTCAAAATCTGAACTGGCAAAATATCTGATCGTTTCTGCTCCTTTCGATGGAATAATTACAGAAAGAAATATAAGTCCGGGCGCTTTGGTTGGACCGGGAGAAAGCGGTTCAAAACCTCTTTTTGTTCTCGAAGACAATACAAAATTACGTTTGACACTATCCATTCCTGAAAACTTAACCAGCGCAATACCCGACAAAGGCTCAGTAACTTTTACTGTAACTGCGAGTCCGGAAAAAAAATATACAGCAAATTTTGCCAGAAGTTCAAGAAGTTTATCCGAAGCAAATCGCTCGATGATCACAGAATTTGACTTTAATAACAGCGGCCGGGAATTGAAAGCAGGAATGTATGCGCAGGTTCAATTGAATACTGAACGTACCGGTAAAACTTTATTTGTGCCAAGAACCGCTGTTGTAAGTTCAAGCGAGCAGGTTTTCGTAATTCGCGATAAGGATAGCAAAGCTGAATGGGTAACCGTGAAACCGGGAACGGTTGTAGATTCTCTGATTGAGGTTTTTGGTGATTTACACGAAGGAGATCAGATCATCAAAAAAGCATCTGAAGAATTCCGGAATGGGGAAGCTTTGCAGGTGGCGTCAAAGACCGTTGCAAAGAAAAATTAA
- a CDS encoding glycoside hydrolase family 43 protein, whose translation MRTLFLILISFTVFYKPANAQNDVFLFSYFVDNGEDGLHFAYSRDGLKWQPLKNEKSFLRPTVGKDKLMRDPCIIKGPDGIFHMVFTTGWHDKIIGYAFSADLIHWSEQKAIPVMDHEPTAKNSWAPEVFYDDEQKNYIIYWATTIPGRHSNVADSESEKGLNHRIYAVTTPDFKTFSKTKLFYNPDFTVIDATISKKNGLYYMFVKNENPKPAEKNIRVVSSKHAAGPYPVKTSPPITGNYWAEGPTAINIKDYTYVYFDKYRDHTYGAVRSKDMKNWEDVSDQVSFPSGIRHGTIFTVSEPIFNGLEKSNK comes from the coding sequence ATGCGGACGTTATTCTTAATTCTCATAAGTTTTACTGTTTTTTATAAACCGGCAAATGCACAAAATGACGTTTTTCTCTTTTCCTATTTTGTGGATAACGGAGAGGATGGTTTACATTTTGCATACAGTCGGGATGGATTGAAATGGCAACCTCTTAAAAATGAAAAGTCATTTTTAAGACCCACCGTTGGAAAGGATAAACTGATGCGGGATCCTTGTATAATCAAAGGCCCGGACGGAATTTTTCATATGGTTTTTACAACCGGCTGGCATGATAAGATTATCGGTTATGCATTTTCCGCAGATTTAATTCATTGGTCAGAACAAAAGGCAATTCCGGTTATGGATCATGAGCCAACGGCTAAAAACAGCTGGGCTCCAGAAGTTTTTTATGATGATGAACAGAAGAACTATATCATATATTGGGCAACAACAATCCCCGGAAGACATAGTAACGTTGCGGATTCAGAAAGTGAAAAAGGTTTAAATCATAGAATTTACGCCGTCACGACACCAGATTTTAAAACTTTCAGCAAAACAAAACTTTTTTATAATCCGGATTTTACTGTGATCGATGCTACAATTTCAAAGAAAAATGGATTGTATTATATGTTTGTAAAAAACGAAAATCCGAAACCGGCAGAAAAGAATATTCGGGTGGTAAGTTCAAAACATGCGGCAGGACCATATCCTGTAAAAACGTCACCACCAATTACAGGAAATTACTGGGCGGAAGGTCCAACAGCAATTAATATAAAAGATTACACCTACGTATATTTCGATAAGTACCGCGACCACACATATGGCGCTGTCAGGTCGAAGGATATGAAGAACTGGGAAGATGTTTCTGATCAGGTAAGTTTTCCGTCGGGAATTCGTCATGGAACGATTTTTACCGTTAGCGAGCCGATTTTTAATGGTTTGGAAAAGAGTAATAAATGA
- a CDS encoding response regulator transcription factor: protein MKILVVEDEKGLAESIVDYLTKEGFICEVANTFWQADEKVSLYQYDCTIVDLTLPDGEGFGIIQTLKKIAATTGIIIISARNTLEDKIKGLEIGSDDYMTKPFHLSELNARVKSLIRRRNFGGNNDMAWREIRVQLQARKVFVGEKETLLSRKEYDLLLYFLSNIDVALTKESIAEHLWGDHMDSADSLDMVYSHIKNLRRKILEKGGKDYIQSIYGIGYKFAAS, encoded by the coding sequence ATGAAAATATTAGTTGTCGAAGACGAGAAAGGGTTGGCGGAAAGCATTGTGGATTATCTGACAAAAGAAGGATTCATTTGCGAGGTTGCTAATACATTCTGGCAGGCCGACGAAAAGGTCAGCCTATATCAATATGATTGTACCATTGTTGATCTCACATTGCCAGATGGTGAAGGTTTTGGTATTATTCAAACTTTAAAAAAAATAGCAGCCACGACCGGTATCATTATTATATCCGCAAGAAATACTTTGGAGGATAAGATAAAGGGGCTGGAAATCGGTTCTGACGATTATATGACCAAACCTTTTCATCTTTCCGAATTGAATGCCCGTGTAAAATCATTGATACGTCGCCGGAATTTTGGAGGAAATAATGATATGGCATGGCGGGAAATCCGGGTCCAGTTACAGGCACGAAAAGTTTTTGTTGGAGAAAAGGAAACACTTTTGTCCAGAAAGGAATATGATCTATTGTTATATTTTCTTTCCAATATCGATGTTGCACTTACCAAAGAATCCATCGCGGAACATCTTTGGGGGGATCACATGGATTCAGCGGATTCTCTGGATATGGTTTATTCGCATATTAAAAATCTTCGCCGTAAAATTCTGGAAAAGGGCGGAAAAGATTATATTCAGTCTATCTATGGTATTGGCTATAAATTCGCAGCTTCTTGA